One Loxodonta africana isolate mLoxAfr1 chromosome 4, mLoxAfr1.hap2, whole genome shotgun sequence genomic region harbors:
- the TNFRSF13C gene encoding tumor necrosis factor receptor superfamily member 13C encodes MGLGSRSMGGRDGSEPTLCGQAECFDLLLRVCVACRLFRTPEPSPAAGASSPATGTALQPQESVGAGAVPQGALPLPGLLFGAPALLGLALALGLVGLVRWRRRRRGMAPPEASDRYPNESLDNVIILSPGPIDATSPVWSPPEDRATTLPGHSVPVPATELGSTELVTTKTTGPEQL; translated from the exons ATGGGGCTAGGATCGAGGAGCATGGGGGGCAGGGACGGGTCGGAGCCCACCCTGTGCGGCCAGGCCGAGTGCTTCGATCTGCTGCTCCGGGTCTGTGTGGCCTGCAGGCTCTTCCGGACTCCCGAGCCCAGCCCGG CGGCCGGTGCGAGCAGCCCGGCGACCGGGACCGCGCTGCAGCCGCAGGAGTCGGTGGGCGCGGGCGCCGTCCCCCAGGGGGCGCTGCCACTGCCAGGGCTGCTCTTCGGCGCCCCCGCGCTGCTGGGGCTGGCGCTGGCCCTGGGCCTGGTGGGCCTGGTGAGGTGGAGGCGGCGACGGCGCGGGATGGCGCCCCCGGAGGCCTCCGACCGCTACCCGAACG AGTCCCTGGACAATGTCATCATCCTCTCCCCTGGACCCATTGATGCCACAAGTCCTGTCTGGTCTCCACCTGAAGACAGAGCCACCACCCTACCTGGCCACAGTGTCCCTGTGCCAGCCACAGAGCTGGGTTCTACTGAGCTGGTGACCACCAAGACAACTGGCCCTGAGCAGCTGTAG